In the genome of Acidimicrobiales bacterium, the window GCTTCCGCCGGGTCGGCGTGGCCAGGACGAACGTGTTCCTCTACCTCGTCCCGATCTTCGGCGCCGTGCTGGCCGTGCCGATCTTCGACGAGTCGCTGACCGCCTGGCAGGTCTTCGGGGCCGGCGTCACCCTCGTCGGCGTGGTGCTCGCCACCACCCAGGCCCGGCGCCGGGCCCTGCCCCGGGCCGACCCGCTCGCCGCCGCGCCCGTCGCCTCCTCAACCGGCGGCCGGGGATGACCGGTCGACGGCGTTGCGGGGCGGCCGCCCGGCCCGCACCAGGGCGACGTTCTCGGCGGCCAGGGCGGCCAGGTCGGCGGCCTCGCCCGGATAGGCGAAGGCGGTGTGGGGCGTGACCCACAGGCCGTCGACGTCCCAGAGCGGGCTGTCCGCCGGCAGCGGCTCCTCGTCGTGCACGTCGAGCAGCGCGCCCCGCAGGCGCCCCGCCCGCAGGGCGGCGACCAGCGCGTCCGTGTCGAGCAGGGACGCCCGGCCCACGTTGACGACGGCCGCGCCCTCCGGCAGGGCGGCGACCACCGCCGGGCCGACCAGCCCGCGGGTCTCCTCGGTGGCCGGCGCGGCGAGCACGAGGTGGTCGGCGAGCGGCGCCACCGCGGCCAGGTCGCCCGGCCCGACGACCTCGTCGGCGAGCGGCGACGGCCGGGCGCTGCGGGTGACGGCCACCACCCGCACGTCGAAGGCCCTGGCCCGCCCGGCCACCTCCCGCCCGACGTGGCCGAGCCCGACGAGCACCATCGTCGTGCCGGCCACCAGCCGGGCCGAGGCCAGCCGCCACTCCCGCGCCGCCTGCCGGCGCCACAGGCCGGGCCCGTCCTTCGACAGGGCGAGCACGCCCATCCACGCGAACTCGGCCACCGCCCTGGCCGGCACCGTGCCGGCGTGGGCGACGGCCAGGCCGGGGGGCACGACCTCCCCGTCCAGCTGGTCGGTGCCGGCGCTCGTCAGCTGGAGCAGGCGCAGGCGCGGGCAGCGGGCCGGGAGCCCGGGCCGGAAC includes:
- a CDS encoding D-2-hydroxyacid dehydrogenase: MRICVVHTRLGEDLRAELARRCPGDEVVAVGSGDDPPDPDAVEVVVANTFRPGLPARCPRLRLLQLTSAGTDQLDGEVVPPGLAVAHAGTVPARAVAEFAWMGVLALSKDGPGLWRRQAAREWRLASARLVAGTTMVLVGLGHVGREVAGRARAFDVRVVAVTRSARPSPLADEVVGPGDLAAVAPLADHLVLAAPATEETRGLVGPAVVAALPEGAAVVNVGRASLLDTDALVAALRAGRLRGALLDVHDEEPLPADSPLWDVDGLWVTPHTAFAYPGEAADLAALAAENVALVRAGRPPRNAVDRSSPAAG